One Kitasatospora sp. NBC_01287 DNA window includes the following coding sequences:
- a CDS encoding universal stress protein has translation MVAKQRRIVVGVDGSASAAQALRWAIEQARVTGADVVEAVMVWELPAGYAFAGGMVPPPPAELDPERLAAQVLAEAVREVTGGEPAVPVRELVLPGPASVALLGQAKGAELLVVGSRGLGGFAGVLLGSVSRHVVEHAPCPAVVVRARSGEHHGGDEPAGDG, from the coding sequence TGGACGGCTCGGCGAGTGCCGCGCAGGCGCTGCGCTGGGCGATCGAGCAGGCCCGGGTGACCGGGGCCGACGTGGTGGAGGCGGTGATGGTCTGGGAGCTGCCGGCCGGCTACGCGTTCGCCGGCGGCATGGTGCCGCCGCCCCCGGCCGAGCTGGACCCCGAGCGGCTCGCCGCCCAGGTGCTGGCCGAGGCCGTGCGGGAGGTGACCGGGGGAGAGCCGGCGGTGCCGGTGCGCGAACTGGTGCTGCCCGGGCCCGCCTCGGTCGCGCTGCTCGGCCAGGCGAAGGGAGCCGAGCTGCTGGTGGTCGGCAGCCGGGGGCTGGGCGGCTTCGCCGGGGTGCTGCTCGGCTCGGTCAGCCGCCACGTGGTCGAGCACGCGCCGTGCCCGGCGGTGGTGGTCCGGGCCAGGTCGGGGGAGCACCACGGCGGTGACGAACCGGCCGGTGACGGATGA